The Lujinxingia vulgaris DNA window CGCGTGGACTCGCTGGAGATCGAGGGCGATGCGTATGCGCTCAGTATCGGCAGTACCAGCGGGTGGCCGGCACGCATTGAAGAAGGTCAAACGCTGAGCTTCTCGGTGACCTTCAATCCCTACGAGGCGAACTTAAGTGGCGAGCTTGTGGTCGGCGTGATCGATGCTCCCGGAGAGTTCCGATTCGGGCTCACGGGCGAACTTCAAGAACTATCGCCGGAGTGTCCGGTGGTGACGCCGCAGGCCGCGCCGAGCTTCACGGCGGTGGCGGCGGCCAACCCGGCTCAGGCCACCGGTGGGCTCTTCGATCTGAGCGTGGACGGCCCCTACGCCGAGGCGCGTTTCAGCGTGCAGTGGTTTGTGGTGGAGACGCCGGCCGGTGCCACCACGCCGGTCTTCTACGATCGCAGCGATGAGGCGCCGACCCGCGTGCATCTTGAGGAGCTCGGTGCGTATGTGATCGGGCTGAAATTGCATGACGAGACGCTTGACCTGGGGTGCGCGACCGAGTTGCTGCCGGTGGAAGTTATTGAGAGCCCCTTTGGTGCGAACGATGCGGTGGTCACGCTGACCTGGGAGAATCCCAATATCCCCAACCCCGGGCAGGGCCTGGGTACCGACATGGACATCTACTTCTGTCACCAGGACGGGCAGCTCAACGGGTATGACAGCGCTGGTCCCTGGTGTGTGTTCTGGAACGGAGTTCAGCAGATCTGGCATAATGGTAACGTTGCGCTGGTCATTGATGATGTCTGGGGAGAGACCGGCGAGGTGATCAGCCAGGAGGTTGCGCTGCCGGGCTTTGTGTATCGGGTCGGGGTGCACTATTACGAGGACCGCGGCTACGGCAATTCGACGGCCACGGTGAAGCTCTATCAGCGCGGGATCGAGGCCTATTCACAGAGTCGATCGCTTATCCATGATAACTTCTGGCGGCCTTTCAATTTTGATCCGGCTGTTGGAGTGATACCGGTCGACTCGGTGCAGATCGGCGTGCCCACGCAGCCCTGAACAAAGAGAGGATGCCGGGCGCTGGTCGAACGCGCCCGGCTCGCTTAAGTTGCAAAACCGCGCCCGCAGAAGCGGGCGCGGTTTTTTTGATGAGGTTGCCTGATAGAGCGGCAACGCTGTGGGATGAGGAGAGTGGTGATGAGTGAGCAATTTCTGGCGCATACCGGGGCGCGGGTCCCGGTGATCTGCGGGGCGATGTACCCCTGCTCCAACCCGGAGCTTGTGGGGGCGGTGGTGGCGGCCGGGGCGGTGGCGGTGGTGCAGCCCCTCTCGATTGCGTTTGCCCACAGGCTCGATCTTCGCCAGTCCTTGCGTGAGATTCAGGCCCAAAACCAGGGCGGGGCGGTGGGGTTTAACGCGCTGGTGGAGAAGTCCTCGAAGATCTACGAGGAGCGCATGCGCAAGTGGATCGACATCGCGCTGGAAGAAGGGGTGCGTTTCTTTGTGACGGCGTTGGGCAACCCGGACTGGGTGGTCGAGAAGGTGCATGCGGTCGGCGGGGTGGTCTACCACGATGTGACCGAGCGCAAGTGGGCGCTCAAGGCGCTGGAGGCCGGCGTTGACGGGCTGATCTGCGTCAACGGTCGGGCCGGCGGGCATGCCGGCAGCAAAGACGCCGGCGATCTTTATGAAGAGCTCAGTGATCTGGGCGTGCCGCTGGTGATGGCCGGCGGGGTGGGCGGGCCCGAGGGCTTTGTGCAGGCGCTGGAGCGGGGCTATGAGGCCGTGCAGCTGGGCACCCGTTTTATCGCCACCGAGGAGTGCAGCGCGCACGCCGACTACAAGCAGGCCATCGTCAACGCCGGCAAAGAAGACATCGTGCTGACCCGGCGCATCTCCGGGGTGCCCGTCTCGGTGATTCGCACCCCCTTTGTGGAGCGGGTGGGCACGGAGGTGGGGCCGATCGCGCGGCGACTTTTGCAGAGTC harbors:
- a CDS encoding NAD(P)H-dependent flavin oxidoreductase; its protein translation is MSEQFLAHTGARVPVICGAMYPCSNPELVGAVVAAGAVAVVQPLSIAFAHRLDLRQSLREIQAQNQGGAVGFNALVEKSSKIYEERMRKWIDIALEEGVRFFVTALGNPDWVVEKVHAVGGVVYHDVTERKWALKALEAGVDGLICVNGRAGGHAGSKDAGDLYEELSDLGVPLVMAGGVGGPEGFVQALERGYEAVQLGTRFIATEECSAHADYKQAIVNAGKEDIVLTRRISGVPVSVIRTPFVERVGTEVGPIARRLLQSPRFKHWVRSYYAARSVWSLGRGATRDGGYNDYWQAGKSVDAIEGVRPAAEVVAEFEAAFERYRKAAG